A single window of Cellulomonas sp. NTE-D12 DNA harbors:
- a CDS encoding MFS transporter, with product MLTAVAFSVALGFGIVAPAIPLFAKGFGVSNAAAGAVVSVFALVRFVSAPAAGRLVDHLGERSVLAAGIGIVGVSSLLAGLSGSYLQLLVLRGVGGFGSAMFTVSSFALLLRVVAPDQRGRATGVYQTGFLLGGIAGPAFGGPLTAWSLRAPFFVYAGTLLIAGGVATVFLARTPLRAHEAAAGTAEHVPTGLGTALRSSAYRAAVVNNFAVGWAVFGVRASLVPVFVVEGLRLGASWTGAGLVVSAVVQAIVLVPAGRLVDSGGRRPFLRAGAALALAAGVAMAFAGGAPLFLAGMALYGAGSAMLGVSTAAVVGDVIGGRGGTPVAAFQMASDAGAFVGPLAAGALADAASFRVAFLATAGVSALALVAGLVMPETRRARPPTDAPA from the coding sequence GTGCTGACGGCGGTCGCGTTCTCGGTCGCCCTCGGCTTCGGGATCGTCGCGCCCGCCATCCCGTTGTTCGCCAAGGGGTTCGGGGTCAGCAACGCCGCCGCCGGTGCCGTGGTCTCGGTGTTCGCCCTGGTGCGCTTCGTGTCCGCCCCGGCCGCCGGCAGGCTGGTGGACCACCTCGGGGAACGGTCGGTGCTGGCGGCCGGCATCGGCATCGTGGGCGTCTCGAGCCTGCTGGCGGGGCTCTCGGGCAGCTACCTGCAGCTGCTGGTGCTGCGCGGGGTCGGCGGCTTCGGCTCCGCCATGTTCACCGTCTCGTCCTTCGCGCTCCTGCTGCGGGTGGTCGCCCCGGACCAGCGGGGCCGCGCCACCGGCGTCTACCAGACGGGGTTCCTGCTCGGCGGCATCGCCGGTCCCGCCTTCGGCGGCCCGCTGACCGCCTGGTCGCTGCGTGCGCCCTTCTTCGTCTACGCCGGGACCCTGCTGATCGCCGGGGGAGTGGCCACCGTCTTCCTGGCGCGCACCCCGTTGCGTGCGCACGAGGCAGCCGCGGGAACGGCGGAGCACGTGCCCACCGGTCTCGGCACCGCGCTGCGCAGCTCGGCCTACCGGGCCGCGGTCGTGAACAACTTCGCCGTCGGCTGGGCCGTCTTCGGTGTGCGGGCGTCGCTGGTCCCGGTGTTCGTCGTCGAAGGGCTGCGGCTCGGTGCCTCCTGGACCGGCGCCGGCCTGGTGGTGTCGGCGGTGGTGCAGGCGATCGTCCTGGTGCCGGCCGGTCGCCTGGTCGACAGCGGAGGGCGCCGGCCCTTCCTGCGCGCCGGTGCCGCGCTCGCGCTGGCTGCCGGGGTGGCGATGGCGTTCGCCGGTGGCGCGCCGCTGTTCCTGGCCGGGATGGCCCTGTACGGCGCGGGGTCGGCGATGCTGGGCGTGTCGACCGCCGCCGTGGTGGGCGACGTGATCGGCGGTCGGGGCGGTACGCCGGTCGCCGCGTTCCAGATGGCCTCGGACGCCGGGGCTTTCGTCGGACCTCTCGCGGCCGGGGCGCTGGCGGACGCCGCCTCGTTCCGGGTCGCGTTCCTCGCCACGGCCGGCGTCTCCGCCCTGGCGCTGGTGGCCGGCCTCGTCATGCCCGAGACGCGCCGCGCCCGGCCGCCGACGGACGCCCCTGCCTGA
- a CDS encoding pyrimidine reductase family protein encodes MLNRDDVLDRYAVADRTRPHLRMNFIASLDGSATQGGLSGGLNNADDKLVFDTLRMLSDVILLGAGTLRDEGYGAMRLEDEAVRWREQHGLTPHPTFALVSSRLGLPPTHPVFTDAPVRPLVLTHDAAPPDARDELASVADVVLVGSGAVDPWLLRGALEQRGLLQVLCEGGPHLFGTFLAADAVDELCLTLSPVLEGGHAGRIAVGPEETPRRMHLASVLQADDMLLLRYLRDPATDAAGSRDATGR; translated from the coding sequence ATGCTGAACCGTGACGACGTCCTCGACCGCTACGCCGTCGCGGACCGTACCCGGCCGCACCTGCGGATGAACTTCATCGCGAGCCTCGACGGGTCGGCGACCCAGGGCGGTCTGTCCGGCGGGTTGAACAACGCCGACGACAAGCTCGTGTTCGACACGCTGCGGATGCTGTCCGACGTGATCCTGCTCGGCGCCGGCACGCTGCGCGACGAGGGCTACGGCGCGATGCGCCTCGAGGACGAGGCCGTCCGCTGGCGGGAGCAGCACGGCCTGACCCCGCACCCGACGTTCGCCCTGGTCAGCTCGCGACTCGGTCTGCCGCCCACCCACCCGGTGTTCACCGACGCGCCGGTGCGCCCGCTCGTGCTGACCCACGACGCCGCGCCGCCGGACGCGCGCGACGAGCTGGCGTCCGTCGCCGACGTGGTGCTGGTCGGCTCCGGCGCGGTCGACCCCTGGCTGCTGCGCGGGGCGCTCGAGCAGCGCGGGCTGCTGCAGGTGCTCTGCGAGGGTGGCCCGCACCTGTTCGGCACCTTCCTGGCGGCGGATGCCGTCGACGAGCTGTGCCTCACCCTCAGCCCCGTCCTGGAGGGCGGGCACGCCGGCCGCATCGCGGTGGGCCCCGAGGAGACACCGCGCCGCATGCACCTGGCGAGCGTCCTCCAGGCCGACGACATGCTGCTTCTGCGCTACCTGCGGGACCCCGCGACGGACGCCGCAGGGAGCCGGGACGCCACCGGCCGATGA
- the folP gene encoding dihydropteroate synthase, producing the protein MTTTTATHSSDEPTASPAPGRRTPRAPDLSHVAVMGIVNRTPDSFYDRGRTFALEAAVEAALRAVAEGAAWVDVGGVPFSPDTPAVGVTEELDRVVPVVAAIRAVSDVVISVDTTQAEVAAASIEAGADVVNDTNGLRDDAMLDVVARTGATVVVAHSLAAPHVHLPRPQYADVVAEVAAFLQERVAHAVAHGVARDRIVVDPGHDLNKNTSHSLELTRRLDEITAIGPTLVALSRKDFVGETLGRPADERLAGSLAVAAWCVEHGARVVRAHDVRATVDAVRMVEAVLGRREPVEHRHNR; encoded by the coding sequence ATGACCACGACGACGGCCACCCACAGCTCCGACGAGCCGACGGCCTCCCCCGCGCCAGGGCGGCGGACGCCTCGAGCGCCGGACCTCTCGCACGTCGCGGTGATGGGCATCGTCAACCGCACGCCTGACTCCTTCTACGACCGCGGCCGGACGTTCGCCCTGGAGGCCGCCGTGGAGGCGGCGCTGCGGGCGGTGGCCGAGGGCGCGGCGTGGGTGGACGTCGGTGGTGTCCCGTTCTCGCCGGACACCCCTGCCGTGGGCGTCACGGAGGAGCTCGACCGCGTCGTGCCCGTCGTCGCCGCGATCCGTGCGGTGTCCGACGTGGTGATCTCCGTCGACACCACCCAGGCCGAGGTCGCCGCCGCCTCGATCGAGGCCGGTGCCGACGTGGTCAACGACACCAACGGCCTGCGGGACGACGCGATGCTCGACGTCGTGGCCCGCACCGGTGCGACCGTCGTCGTCGCGCACTCGCTGGCCGCGCCCCACGTGCACCTGCCACGTCCGCAGTACGCGGACGTGGTGGCCGAGGTGGCTGCCTTCCTGCAGGAGCGCGTCGCGCACGCCGTGGCGCACGGCGTGGCACGGGACCGGATCGTCGTCGACCCCGGGCACGACCTGAACAAGAACACGAGCCACTCCCTGGAGCTGACCCGGCGGCTGGACGAGATCACGGCGATCGGCCCGACGCTCGTCGCGCTGTCCCGCAAGGACTTCGTCGGGGAGACGCTCGGTCGCCCGGCCGACGAGCGTCTGGCCGGGTCGCTCGCCGTCGCCGCCTGGTGCGTCGAGCACGGTGCGCGGGTGGTGCGGGCGCACGACGTGCGTGCCACCGTCGACGCGGTGCGCATGGTCGAGGCGGTGCTCGGCCGACGGGAGCCGGTGGAGCACCGGCACAACCGCTGA
- a CDS encoding S53 family peptidase codes for MRRLLASSTATLLGLATAGAAVPAAGLAAVAGPAVAPFAVEAPDTPDAATAAGTPPACVSPAPVKKYAYYHCNTPDQVRAAHGLPPLTASSTEGAGQTIVLVDAYGSPTAQQDLTTFASTFGGPTPKFEQWFPQGQPGFPTTTVNGNGNSQSGPAAASGWAGEATLDIEWAYALAPAANIVLLATPPAETQGVPGLPNLMKAIDAAVDRFPAGTVFSMSFGTDESAFGSPAAAQTQFARFDATFARGEAKGDSFFASAGDGGSVGYTRAHRQTATSPDPQVSYPNVSPYVTSVGGTQLQNGWTWNPTTDVPYLADGSQNPAYFGWTTGGSTEPVDNESATGMITGGGLSTVYARPDYQAGVAGVVGTHRGVPDLAWNSSVNGGVLVYTSFFPGVNRVGWHVYGGTSASSPQAAALTALANQQRIAANKAPLGNLNPVIYATSFPRATAFADVVAHTYGTTPSGVLDSNRVWDIGADGVITPGPVPGYATTPGYDLTTGWGVPAGPSYVSALVAAP; via the coding sequence GTGCGCAGACTCTTGGCCTCATCCACAGCAACCCTCCTGGGCCTGGCAACCGCAGGCGCCGCGGTTCCGGCCGCCGGGCTGGCCGCCGTCGCCGGACCGGCGGTCGCACCGTTCGCCGTCGAGGCGCCGGACACGCCGGACGCGGCGACCGCTGCCGGCACCCCGCCGGCCTGCGTCTCGCCGGCACCCGTCAAGAAGTACGCCTACTACCACTGCAACACACCGGACCAGGTCCGAGCGGCGCACGGGCTCCCGCCGCTGACGGCATCGAGCACCGAGGGCGCCGGCCAGACGATCGTCCTGGTGGACGCCTACGGCAGCCCCACCGCGCAGCAGGACCTGACCACCTTCGCCTCCACGTTCGGCGGTCCGACGCCGAAGTTCGAGCAGTGGTTCCCGCAGGGCCAGCCGGGGTTCCCGACCACGACGGTGAACGGCAACGGCAACTCGCAGTCGGGCCCGGCCGCGGCATCCGGCTGGGCCGGTGAGGCCACCCTCGACATCGAGTGGGCGTACGCACTGGCGCCGGCGGCGAACATCGTGCTCCTGGCGACGCCGCCGGCGGAGACGCAGGGCGTGCCCGGCCTGCCGAACCTGATGAAGGCGATCGACGCCGCGGTCGACCGCTTCCCGGCCGGCACGGTCTTCTCGATGTCGTTCGGCACCGACGAGTCCGCCTTCGGCAGCCCGGCCGCCGCCCAGACGCAGTTCGCCCGGTTCGACGCGACGTTCGCGCGCGGTGAGGCCAAGGGCGACTCGTTCTTCGCGTCGGCGGGTGACGGCGGCTCGGTCGGCTACACACGGGCGCACCGGCAGACCGCCACGAGCCCCGACCCGCAGGTCTCGTACCCCAACGTCTCCCCGTACGTCACCTCGGTCGGCGGCACGCAGCTGCAGAACGGGTGGACGTGGAACCCCACGACCGACGTGCCGTACCTGGCCGACGGCAGCCAGAACCCCGCGTACTTCGGCTGGACCACCGGCGGCAGCACCGAGCCCGTCGACAACGAGAGCGCGACCGGCATGATCACGGGCGGGGGTCTGTCGACGGTGTACGCGCGGCCGGACTACCAGGCCGGGGTCGCGGGCGTCGTCGGCACCCATCGCGGTGTGCCGGACCTCGCCTGGAACTCGTCCGTCAACGGCGGTGTGCTGGTCTACACGTCCTTCTTCCCGGGCGTGAACCGCGTCGGCTGGCACGTGTACGGCGGCACCTCGGCGTCGTCGCCGCAGGCGGCGGCACTGACGGCCCTCGCCAACCAGCAGCGCATCGCGGCGAACAAGGCGCCGCTGGGCAACCTCAACCCCGTGATCTATGCGACGTCCTTCCCGCGGGCCACGGCCTTCGCCGACGTGGTCGCGCACACCTACGGGACCACCCCGAGCGGTGTCCTGGACTCGAACCGGGTGTGGGACATCGGCGCCGACGGGGTCATCACGCCTGGCCCGGTGCCGGGCTACGCGACGACGCCCGGGTACGACCTGACCACCGGCTGGGGTGTGCCGGCCGGCCCGTCGTACGTGTCCGCGCTGGTCGCAGCGCCGTAG
- a CDS encoding zinc-dependent alcohol dehydrogenase family protein — MQRPGPMSSGPLVRATVPDPEPGDGQLRVRVEACGVCRTDLHLAEGDLAPRRPRTVPGHEVVGVVDALGPGTRRFAVGDRVGIAWLRATCGRCRWCRSGRENLCPDARFTGWDADGGFASHALVGEDFAYRLPRDVPAPDLAPLLCSGIVGYRALRRATLPPGGRLGLYGFGASAHLVAQLALAQGAEVHVMTRSEPDRELARQLGATSVQGAADAAPVPLDAAILFAPVGTLVPPALRALDRGGVLVLAGIHLSDVPGLVYERELFYEKEVRSVTANTRADGEELLRLAHALRIRPRTTVRPMDEAADVLADLAADRYAGAAVLVP, encoded by the coding sequence GTGCAGCGACCAGGCCCGATGTCGTCCGGACCCCTGGTGCGTGCGACCGTGCCGGACCCGGAGCCCGGCGACGGGCAGCTGCGGGTCCGGGTCGAGGCCTGCGGCGTGTGCCGGACCGACCTGCACCTCGCCGAGGGCGATCTGGCGCCGCGCCGGCCGAGGACGGTCCCCGGCCACGAGGTGGTCGGTGTCGTCGACGCCCTCGGTCCCGGTACCCGTCGGTTCGCCGTCGGCGACCGCGTGGGCATCGCGTGGTTGCGGGCCACGTGCGGCCGGTGCCGCTGGTGCCGGTCCGGCCGCGAGAACCTCTGCCCGGACGCACGCTTCACCGGCTGGGACGCCGACGGCGGGTTCGCCTCGCACGCCCTGGTCGGCGAGGACTTCGCCTACCGGCTCCCGCGGGACGTGCCCGCACCGGACCTCGCGCCGCTGCTCTGCTCCGGGATCGTCGGCTACCGCGCCCTGCGCCGCGCCACGCTGCCACCCGGCGGACGCCTGGGCCTCTACGGGTTCGGCGCCTCGGCGCACCTGGTCGCGCAGCTGGCCCTCGCACAGGGCGCCGAGGTCCACGTGATGACGAGGTCGGAACCGGACCGCGAGCTCGCGCGGCAGCTCGGCGCGACCTCGGTGCAGGGCGCCGCCGACGCTGCTCCCGTGCCGCTGGACGCGGCGATCCTGTTCGCCCCGGTCGGCACGCTCGTCCCGCCCGCGCTCCGGGCGCTCGACCGCGGCGGCGTGCTGGTGCTCGCGGGCATCCATCTGAGCGACGTCCCCGGCCTGGTGTACGAGCGCGAGCTGTTCTACGAGAAGGAGGTCCGTTCCGTCACGGCGAACACCCGGGCCGACGGCGAGGAGCTGCTGCGTCTGGCGCACGCCCTCCGCATCCGGCCTCGCACCACGGTGCGACCCATGGACGAGGCGGCCGACGTGCTGGCCGATCTCGCGGCCGACCGGTACGCCGGCGCGGCGGTGCTGGTGCCGTGA
- a CDS encoding CHAD domain-containing protein, whose translation MNAERRAADRPAADRSAADRPTAKAGMVREPTVTRELVLTDDVDLPHLAELVPGAVQEVRDDAVTFRQLQHDTADLRLARWGAELRVRLDGPDAGWRLTLPLGDGAGLDGTALDVVVHELVDGDSGEHAPVDLLDLVTALVRGAEVRPVARLRTTRTSVHLLDPAGAELAAVHDDRIVAEVRARGTDRQRRVRITAFGPAADAERAVTRLVDAVQAVAGDVEPDDVRPGGVPTAHLPEVVVPRRPGRHSTAGEVLRFAIALHVRAFLAADVGVRRDRPDAVHQLRVAARTLRSALRTFTPVCEKAWATDLRDELAVAADALGAVRDTEVLYDRLERDVRTLAAEDRVRALPALDALLRPRLLEARRAALEELRSDRYLQLLVDLVEAAGRPLLVDAADDEAADVLPALVVHDWTRLRHAVRTLRKEHPDPHDPAWHRARILAKRARYGAQATAPSLGERARRCAEELSGVTDLLGELHDGVVAAQVLQDAAHAADGAAGFALGRLLAVEDAAVDRAAAEFLARWPRVRHRLGRRPVG comes from the coding sequence GTGAACGCCGAGCGCCGCGCAGCGGACCGGCCGGCCGCCGACCGGTCCGCCGCCGACCGGCCCACCGCCAAGGCTGGCATGGTCCGGGAACCGACCGTGACCCGGGAGCTGGTGCTGACGGACGACGTCGACCTGCCGCACCTCGCCGAGCTGGTCCCGGGCGCGGTCCAGGAGGTGCGCGACGACGCCGTGACGTTCCGTCAGCTGCAGCACGACACCGCCGACCTGCGCCTGGCTCGTTGGGGCGCCGAGCTGCGGGTCCGGCTGGACGGCCCGGATGCAGGATGGCGGCTCACCCTGCCGCTCGGCGACGGTGCCGGGCTGGACGGGACGGCCCTGGACGTCGTCGTCCACGAGCTGGTGGACGGCGACTCCGGTGAGCATGCGCCGGTGGACCTGCTCGACCTGGTGACGGCTCTGGTGCGAGGGGCCGAGGTCCGGCCCGTCGCACGGCTGCGCACGACCCGTACCTCCGTGCACCTGCTGGACCCGGCCGGGGCGGAGCTCGCGGCGGTCCACGACGACCGCATCGTGGCGGAGGTGCGGGCGCGTGGCACCGACCGCCAGCGGCGGGTGCGGATCACGGCGTTCGGTCCGGCGGCGGACGCGGAGCGGGCGGTCACGCGCCTGGTCGACGCGGTCCAGGCGGTCGCCGGCGACGTCGAGCCCGACGACGTCCGGCCGGGCGGCGTGCCGACAGCCCACCTGCCCGAGGTCGTGGTCCCGCGCCGTCCCGGCCGCCACAGCACGGCTGGTGAGGTGCTGCGGTTCGCGATCGCCCTGCATGTACGGGCCTTCCTCGCGGCGGACGTGGGGGTCCGTCGGGACCGGCCCGACGCGGTGCACCAGCTCCGGGTGGCGGCACGGACCCTCCGCAGCGCGCTGCGGACGTTCACCCCGGTGTGCGAGAAGGCCTGGGCGACGGACCTGCGCGACGAGCTGGCCGTGGCGGCCGACGCCCTCGGAGCCGTCCGCGACACGGAGGTCCTGTACGACCGTCTGGAGCGGGACGTCCGGACGCTCGCCGCCGAGGATCGCGTGCGTGCGCTCCCCGCGCTCGACGCGCTGCTGCGACCGCGTCTGCTCGAGGCGCGCCGGGCTGCGCTGGAGGAGCTGCGCAGCGACCGCTACCTGCAGCTGCTGGTCGACCTCGTCGAGGCGGCCGGCCGCCCCCTCCTCGTGGACGCGGCCGACGACGAGGCCGCGGACGTCCTGCCCGCACTGGTGGTGCACGACTGGACGCGTCTGCGACACGCCGTGCGGACCCTGCGGAAGGAGCACCCGGACCCGCACGACCCGGCGTGGCACCGGGCCCGGATCCTGGCCAAACGTGCTCGCTACGGAGCGCAGGCCACCGCGCCGAGCCTCGGCGAGCGCGCGCGGCGGTGCGCCGAGGAGCTGTCCGGCGTGACGGACCTGCTCGGCGAGCTGCACGACGGCGTGGTCGCGGCGCAGGTGCTCCAGGACGCCGCGCACGCCGCCGACGGCGCCGCGGGCTTCGCGCTCGGACGCCTCCTGGCGGTGGAGGACGCGGCGGTCGACCGCGCTGCGGCCGAGTTCCTCGCACGCTGGCCGCGGGTCCGGCACCGGCTGGGACGCCGACCCGTCGGCTGA
- a CDS encoding amino acid ABC transporter ATP-binding protein yields MVELRGVHKWFGDAHVLRGIDLVVPKGTVCVVLGPSGSGKSTALRCINQLEEIGAGRVILNGELMGYREGVRGGRPTLYRLHPKAIAHQRAEVGMVFQRFNLFPHMTALGNVVEAQVQVLRRSKDEARTRAVDLLRRVGLDDRMEHYPAQLSGGQQQRVAIARALAMDPELMLFDEPTSALDPELVGEVLAVMRDLAGSGMTMIVVTHEIGFAREVADQVVFMADGVVVEQGTPDEVLGAPREARTRDFLSRVL; encoded by the coding sequence ATGGTCGAGCTGCGCGGCGTGCACAAGTGGTTCGGCGACGCGCACGTGCTGCGCGGCATCGACCTCGTGGTGCCCAAGGGCACCGTCTGCGTGGTGCTCGGGCCGTCCGGATCCGGCAAGTCGACGGCGCTGCGGTGCATCAACCAGCTCGAGGAGATCGGCGCCGGCCGGGTGATCCTCAACGGTGAGCTGATGGGCTACCGCGAGGGCGTGCGGGGCGGCCGGCCGACGCTGTACCGGCTGCACCCCAAGGCGATCGCGCACCAGCGTGCCGAGGTCGGCATGGTGTTCCAGCGGTTCAACCTGTTCCCGCACATGACGGCGCTCGGCAACGTCGTCGAGGCGCAGGTGCAGGTCCTCCGGCGCAGCAAGGACGAGGCGCGCACGCGGGCGGTGGACCTGCTGCGTCGGGTCGGCCTCGACGACCGGATGGAGCACTACCCGGCACAGCTGTCCGGTGGCCAGCAGCAGCGCGTGGCGATCGCGCGGGCGCTGGCGATGGACCCCGAGCTGATGCTCTTCGACGAGCCGACGTCGGCCCTGGACCCCGAGCTGGTCGGCGAGGTGCTCGCCGTGATGCGTGACCTCGCCGGGTCGGGCATGACGATGATCGTCGTGACGCACGAGATCGGGTTCGCCCGCGAGGTCGCCGACCAGGTGGTGTTCATGGCCGACGGCGTCGTCGTCGAGCAGGGCACGCCCGACGAGGTGCTGGGCGCCCCCCGCGAGGCGCGGACGCGCGACTTCCTCTCGCGCGTGCTCTGA
- a CDS encoding amino acid ABC transporter permease, with protein MSSPTGSDATTPGREPERIHAVPVRYPGRWVAAVVVAVIAAMAVHGLITNPRFAWPTVGKYLFATPVLQGVLWTLALTVGSMVIAVVLAVLLAVMRGSDNPVTRAVSWFYIWVFRGTPIYTQLVFWGLISVLYPKISLGVPFGPEWLSFTTKDVITAFRGALLGLALNEAAYLAEIVRAGLQSVDRGQHEAARALGMKEGTILRRVVLPQAMRVIVPPTGNETISMLKTTSLVLAVPFTLDLNYATSAVGNRIFQPVPLLIVAAFWYLLVTSVLMVGQYYLERYYGRGFDVHKVNAGPQGPRRGRAARQAAINAAHTTPEPTPLDEMGGGLHTTGGVQ; from the coding sequence GTGAGCAGCCCCACGGGGTCCGACGCGACCACCCCCGGCCGGGAGCCCGAGCGCATCCACGCGGTGCCCGTGCGCTACCCCGGCCGGTGGGTGGCCGCCGTCGTCGTCGCGGTGATCGCCGCGATGGCGGTGCACGGACTGATCACCAACCCCCGGTTCGCGTGGCCGACGGTCGGCAAGTACCTGTTCGCCACCCCGGTGCTGCAGGGCGTGCTGTGGACGCTCGCGCTGACCGTCGGGTCGATGGTGATCGCCGTCGTCCTCGCGGTGCTGCTCGCCGTGATGCGGGGCTCGGACAACCCGGTGACCCGCGCCGTCTCGTGGTTCTACATCTGGGTGTTCCGCGGGACCCCGATCTATACCCAGCTGGTCTTCTGGGGCCTGATCTCGGTGCTCTACCCGAAGATCTCGCTCGGGGTGCCGTTCGGCCCCGAGTGGTTGAGCTTCACCACCAAGGACGTCATCACGGCCTTCCGAGGTGCGCTGCTCGGCCTGGCCCTGAACGAGGCGGCGTACCTCGCGGAGATCGTCCGCGCCGGCCTGCAGAGCGTCGACCGCGGTCAGCACGAGGCCGCACGGGCGCTCGGTATGAAGGAGGGCACCATCCTGCGCCGGGTGGTGCTGCCCCAGGCGATGCGCGTGATCGTGCCGCCGACGGGCAACGAGACGATCTCCATGCTCAAGACGACGTCGCTGGTGCTGGCGGTGCCGTTCACGCTCGACCTGAACTACGCGACGAGCGCCGTCGGCAACCGGATCTTCCAGCCGGTGCCGCTGCTGATCGTCGCGGCGTTCTGGTACCTGCTGGTCACCAGCGTCCTGATGGTGGGTCAGTACTACCTGGAGCGGTACTACGGCCGCGGCTTCGACGTGCACAAGGTGAACGCCGGCCCGCAGGGACCGCGCCGCGGTCGGGCCGCACGGCAGGCGGCCATCAACGCCGCGCACACGACGCCGGAGCCGACCCCGCTGGACGAGATGGGCGGCGGCCTGCACACCACCGGGGGTGTCCAGTGA
- a CDS encoding ABC transporter substrate-binding protein — MRTTPLALVAVAAVTLSLTACGGGSGTPAASSSGSAAGASAAATFDPSSVKKDDTLAALLPDKVKSAGTLTVGADTSYAPAEYIAEDGKTPVGYDVDLAKAIGAVLGLKTTVQSADFTGIIPAIGSKYDVGISSFTINADREKQANMIAYFQAGEAYAVQKGNPNKVDPTNLCGLTVGIQTGTVEDDEFNAVIDKCKADGKKAPNPLKYAKQSDVTTALVGGKADLMYADSPIIAYAIAQTNGQLEQLGDVFSSAPQGIVVSKDDTALTTAIQKAVQKLIDDGTYGKILTAWGNQAGAVKTAELNPTVS; from the coding sequence GTGCGTACTACGCCCCTCGCCCTCGTCGCCGTCGCCGCGGTGACCCTCAGCCTGACCGCCTGCGGGGGTGGCAGCGGTACGCCGGCCGCCTCCTCCTCGGGCTCGGCCGCCGGAGCGAGCGCCGCGGCGACCTTCGACCCGTCGTCGGTGAAGAAGGACGACACGCTGGCGGCGCTGCTGCCGGACAAGGTGAAGAGCGCGGGCACGCTGACGGTCGGTGCGGACACCTCGTACGCCCCCGCGGAGTACATCGCCGAGGACGGCAAGACGCCTGTCGGCTACGACGTCGACCTCGCCAAGGCGATCGGCGCGGTGCTCGGCCTGAAGACGACCGTGCAGTCGGCCGACTTCACCGGCATCATCCCGGCGATCGGCTCGAAGTACGACGTCGGCATCTCGTCGTTCACCATCAACGCGGACCGCGAGAAGCAGGCGAACATGATCGCCTACTTCCAGGCCGGCGAGGCATACGCGGTGCAGAAGGGCAACCCGAACAAGGTCGACCCGACCAACCTGTGCGGCCTGACGGTCGGCATCCAGACGGGCACGGTCGAGGACGACGAGTTCAACGCCGTGATCGACAAGTGCAAGGCGGACGGCAAGAAGGCGCCGAACCCGCTGAAGTACGCCAAGCAGAGCGACGTCACAACCGCGCTGGTGGGCGGCAAGGCCGACCTGATGTACGCGGACTCGCCGATCATCGCGTACGCGATCGCGCAGACCAACGGCCAGCTCGAGCAGCTCGGCGACGTGTTCTCGAGCGCGCCGCAGGGCATCGTCGTGTCCAAGGACGACACGGCCCTGACCACCGCGATCCAGAAGGCCGTGCAGAAGCTGATCGACGACGGCACCTACGGCAAGATCCTCACCGCCTGGGGCAACCAGGCCGGCGCGGTGAAGACGGCCGAGCTCAACCCGACCGTCAGCTGA